The following are encoded in a window of Dysidea avara chromosome 4, odDysAvar1.4, whole genome shotgun sequence genomic DNA:
- the LOC136253586 gene encoding uncharacterized protein, which translates to MDETNIDWVPTLHLGHDKRQQSSQPTQLQVKRSDRARKRAERQRQAEEEQLVLSEVISTANNEIVDETVGELINEIGFNVFQLFEIEAAAMELVTERIMIEEFSISIKDLVKEEVRSVMLAFTCTEGSCKCTDEVTRLKEELLKCHEIIQELSSKLELHLPPFCEESLKDDSIVSFYIGLPNLKVLKAIFNHVCITLPGERSAQCKLRTFQEFMVVMLKLRINPPFVDLSYQFNVSPSTVSRILLKWITQMDIRLKGLIIWPEREKTMPNCFRLSFGKKVAIVIDCFEIFLKRPSNLKARSSTWSNYKHRNTAKVLLGIVPQGAVAFVSEAWGGRVSDKHLTENSGILRKLLPGNIVLADRGFDISESVGKDQLSAVEIEETRTIANVRIHVERVIGMVRQKYSILHDTIPIDFVIIRKGEDTPLLDRIIRICCALTNVCNPIVPID; encoded by the exons ATGGATGAAACTAACATAGACTGGGTCCCTACACTCCACCTCGGACATGATAAACGCCAGCAAAGTTCACAGCCTACACAGCTGCAAGTGAAGAGATCTGACAGAGCTAGAAAAAGAGCTGAAAGACAACGGCAGGCAGAAGAGGAGCAGTTAGTGTTATCTGAAGTGATAAGTACTGCTAACAATGAAATCGTTGATGAAACTGTTGGTGAGCTGATCAATGAAATTGGTTTTAATGTCTTTCAGTTGTTTGAAATCGAGGCTGCTGCCATGGAGCTGGTGACAGAAAGGATAATGATTGaagagttttcaatttccattaAGGATCTGGTAAAAGAAGAAGTCAGATCAGTTATGCTTGCCTTTACATGCACTGAAGGCAGTTGTAAGTGTACAGATGAAGTGACCAGGCTGAAAGAAGAATTACTAAAATGTCATGAGATAATTCAAGAGCTGTCATCCAAACTTGAACTGCACTTGCCTCCCTTTTGTGAGGAGTCTCTCAAGGATGACAGCATTGTGAGCTTTTACATTGGATTACCAAATCTAAAAGTTTTAAAAGCCATTTTCAATCATGTGTGTATTACACTACCAGGTGAGAGATCTGCGCAATGTAAACTTAGAACGTTTCAAGAATTCATGGTGGTAATGCTGAAATTAAGAATCAACCCGCCTTTTGTAGATTTAAGTTATCAGTTCAATGTTTCACCATCGACAGTATCCAGAATTTTACTCAAGTGGATAACGCAAATGGACATCAGACTAAAAGGTCTCATCATTTGGCCTGAGAGGGAGAAGACCATGCCCAATTGTTTTCGCCTATCATTTGGCAAGAAGGTAGCAATTGTGATAGATTGCTTTGAGATCTTTTTGAAACGACCATCCAATTTGAAGGCGCGATCATCAACTTGGTCCAATTATAAACATAGGAACACTGCTAAAGTACTACTTGGAATTGTTCCCCAAGGAGCAGTTGCTTTTGTTTCAGAAGCGTGGGGTGGTCGTGTAAGTGACAAGCATTTGACAGAAAACAGTGGGATTTTAAGGAAGTTATTACCAGGCAACATTGTGTTGGCAGACAGAGGGTTTGATATTAGCGAATCTGTTG GAAAAGATCAGTTGTCTGCAGTTGAGATAGAGGAAACCAGGACAATCGCTAATGTCAGGATTCATGTAGAACGTGTAATTGGAATGGTTCGGCAAAAATATTCCATTTTACATGACACCATACCGATTGATTTTGTTATAATCAGAAAGGGAGAAGATACTCCATTATTGGACCGCATCATTCGCATTTGCTGTGCTCTTACTAATGTTTGTAATCCAATCGTACCAATTGATTGA
- the LOC136253587 gene encoding uncharacterized protein yields MAQSVEKATRSQSNSKLWFAYRAGRVTASRMKAVCHTNLAHPSQSLVKCICYPEAFSFVIKQTEWGCKHEKQARDIYCRINSNLHNDFKVLDSGLVINPQWPFIGASPDRVIECSCCGKGVLEIKCPYCHRDTSVVAAAREDPKFCLKEVNGKLTLVETHSYYYQVQTQLFVCDAQYSDFCVCTFASESDQDNVYIERIEKNFSFWLEECVPKVEEFFRTCLLPELLGNWYTTLGLSQ; encoded by the coding sequence ATGGCACAATCAGTGGAAAAGGCAACCCGATCACAAAGTAATTCCAAGTTGTGGTTTGCATACCGTGCTGGAAGGGTGACGGCCTCACGGATGAAAGCTGTGTGTCATACGAATTTGGCTCATCCATCACAGTCACTAGTTAAGTGTATCTGCTATCCTGAGGCTTTTAGCTTTGTCATCAAGCAGACGGAATGGGGATGCAAACACGAGAAACAAGCTCGAGATATTTATTGCAGAATTAATTCCAATTTGCATAATGATTTTAAAGTTTTGGATAGTGGACTGGTCATAAACCCACAATGGCCATTTATTGGGGCTTCCCCTGATAGGGTTATTGAATGTAGTTGTTGTGGAAAAGGTGTGCTGGAAATTAAATGTCCATATTGCCATAGAGACACTTCAGTGGTTGCTGCAGCTAGGGAGGATCCTAAATTTTGTCTGAAGGAGGTAAATGGCAAACTAACTTTAGTTGAGACACATTCTTATTATTATCAGGTTCAAACGCAGCTATTTGTTTGTGATGCACAGTACTCTGATTTTTGTGTATGCACGTTTGCCTCTGAAAGTGATCAAGACAATGTGTATATTGAACGGATTGAGAAAAACTTCTCATTTTGGCTTGAAGAATGTGTACCAAAAGTAGAAGAATTTTTTAGAACATGTCTTCTCCCAGAGCTTTTGGGAAACTGGTACACTACTTTAGGGTTGTCACAATGA